CGGCCACCTGTGACACACCCAATCGGCTGGGTCGGGCCGCCTCGCCGGGACCGAAGAGGTAGCCCAAACGCATTACATGGCCCGCCGTGTCCTTTTCGAGGGCCACCGGGACCAGCAACTCTGCCGCCCTCTTGGCTACGGCATAGGGGGACGTCCCTGTGGGCTGGTGGGCATCGGTGAGCCCTTCGTCGCCGTCCGAGAGTCCAAAGACTCCGGACGAGCTAAGAAAGACGAAGGCGGCCGGACGGGTCCGGGCGCTGTACTCCAAAACAGCCAGGAGAGGTCGGACATTCAGGGCGACATACGCCGCCGCTGTCACGCCGAGCGTCTCGGCGTCCGTAGTAGTCCACGCTGCGTGCACCACCAGGTCTACTCCTGGTAGATCCGACGGCACCCCATCGGCGAGTTCAGCGGTAACCTGACGGATACCATCGTCCTCCCATGCCGCGTCGAACGAACGGTCCA
This sequence is a window from Longimicrobiales bacterium. Protein-coding genes within it:
- a CDS encoding NAD-dependent epimerase/dehydratase family protein, producing MKPRRVLVTGAGGFVGNALALGFARLDWEVIGLDRSFDAAWEDDGIRQVTAELADGVPSDLPGVDLVVHAAWTTTDAETLGVTAAAYVALNVRPLLAVLEYSARTRPAAFVFLSSSGVFGLSDGDEGLTDAHQPTGTSPYAVAKRAAELLVPVALEKDTAGHVMRLGYLFGPGEAARPSRLGVSQVAGWVNSAREGHPLAVRADDPRRDWTFIADLAAALERTVDGPAAAGPVHLGSPHVLSDSAFATLIASQLSGPNPVRASATGKVKPPMVPSDIPALRDFAWTSPDDGLRVLLAREVRA